GCCGATCGGTTCGTCGGTGCCGATCGGTGTGCCGTTGGCGAATACGCGGGTGTATGTGCTGGACGAGGGTTTGGGTTTGGTGCCTGCGGGTGTGGTGGGTGAGTTGTATATCGCGGGGTCGGGTCTGGCGCGTGGTTATGTGGGGCGTGCGGGGTTGACGGCTGAGCGGTTTGTGGCTGATCCGTTTGGTGGTGCGGGTGAGCGGATGTACCGGACGGGTGATCTGGTGCGGTGGAACTCCGGTGGTGAGTTGGAGTTCGTGGGGCGTGTGGATCACCAGGTGAAGGTGCGTGGGTTCCGGGTGGAGCCTGGTGAGGTGGAGGCGGTGGTGGGCCGGGAGGAGTCGGTCCGTCAGGCGGTTGTGGTGGTGCGTGAGGACCGGCCGGGTGAGAAGCGGTTGGTGGCGTATGTGGTGGCTGCTGATGCCGGTGTGGGTGTGGATGTGGAGGTGTTGCGGCGCCGGGTGGGTGAGGTGCTGCCGGAGTACATGGTGCCGTCGTTCTTCGTGGTGCTGGATGCGTTGCCGTTGACGGTGAACGGGAAGCTGGACCGTGCTGCGTTGCCGGTTCCGGATGTGTCGTCGTTGGTGGTGGGCGGGCAGGCGCGGACGCCGCGGGAGGAGATCCTGTGCGGTCTGTTCGCTGAGGTGCTGGGTCTGGAGCGGGTGGGTGTCGAGGACAACTTCTTCGACCTCGGCGGGCACTCGATGCTCGCGATGCGGCTGATCGGCCGCGTACGTGCCGCCCTCGGCCTGGAACTCGGCATCCGCGACCTCTTCCAGACGCCCACGGTGTCCGCCGTCGCCACACTCCTCGGCCGGGAGGAACACTCCAGCGGTTCCCGGTCCCGGGCGGTGCTGTCTGCGGGGGTGCGGCCGGAGCGCGTGCCGCTGTCCTTCGCGCAGCAGCGGCTGTGGTTCCTGGCGCAGTTGGAAGGGCCGAGCCCGACCTACAACATCCCGGTTCCGATGCGGTTGTCCGGTGTCGTCGACACGGCGGCGCTGGAGGCGGCTATCGCCGACGTGGTGGGCCGCCACGAGGCCCTGCGGACGGTGTTCCCGCACATCGAGGGCGAGCCGTTCCAGCAGGTCCTGTCCGCCGAGGAGGCGCGCCCGCGGCTGACCGTGGTGGAGTGCTCGCCGGCCGAGCGGGAGGGGCTGGTGACGGAGGCCGCGCAGAGCGTGTTCGACGTGACATGCGAAGTGCCCCTGCGAGCCTGGCTGTTCACCTCTGCCGGCGAGGAGTCGGTGCTGCTGATCCTGGTGCACCACATCGCCGGCGACGGCTGGTCCATGCGGCCGCTTCTGCGGGACCTGGCACAGGCCTACCGGGCGCGGTGCGCTGGCGAGGAGCCGGACTGGGCGCCGCTGCCGGTGCAGTACGCCGACTACACCCTGTGGCATCGCGAGCTCCTCGGTGACGAACAAGACCCCGACAGCACCCTCGCCACCCACACCGAATTCTGGAGGAATGCCCTCGCCGGCCTCCCCGAGCAGCTGGAACTCCCCTTCGACCGCCCACGTCCGGGTGTCGCCAGCTACGAAGGCGCCACCGTCGAGATCACCATGGAGCCGGCGCTCCACGCCCGCGCCCAGGAACTCGCCCAGGCCCGTCAATGCACGGTCTTCATGGTGCTCCAGGCCGCCGTCGCGGTGATCCTCAGCCGGTCGGGAGCCGGCCACGACGTGCCCGTGGGCACACTCGTCGCCGGGCGGTCCGACGCCTCTCTGGACGAGCTGGTCGGCTTCTTCGTCAACACACTCGTGCTGCGCACCGACACCTCCGGCGACCCGACCTTCGCCGAACTGCTGGAACGAGTGCGCAGGGCCGACCTGGAGGCGTACGCCCACCAGGACGTGCCCTTCGACCGGGTCGTCGAGGCCCTCAATCCCGAGCGGTCCCTCGCCTGGCACCCGCTGTTCCAGGTCCTGGTCGCCCTCAACGATGGCTTCGGAGTAGACGAGGTACAACTGCCGGGGCTGCGGGCCGAGGTTCTGGCCCAGACCACGCCCACCTCGAAGTTCGACCTCTCCGTGGACTTCGAGAGTCGGCGCGACAGCGACGGCCGCCCGGCCGGTCTGCGGACCTCCTGGGAGTACGCCACCGACCTCTTCGACCGTTCCACTGTGCGGGCGATGGCCGAACGCCTCGTATGCCTGCTGGAAGCCGTGACGTCCGACCCGGACCTGCGTATCGGCGACGTAGAACTGCTGTCCGCGCAGGAGCGGCATCAGCAGCTGGTGCAGTGGCAGGGCCCCCAGGTCCCCGAGCGCCCGATGGACCTGGCGGCACACGTACGTCGGCTCGCGGCAGAGCGCCCCGACGCCCCGGCTGTCTCCGATGACCACAGCAGCTTCACCTACCGCGATCTCGCCGCGGGCGCGGACGCTGTCTCCCGTGTCCTGGCCGACGCCGGCGTGGGACCGGACTCGATCACAGCGGTGCTGTCGGAGCGCAGCCCCTGGTACGTCTCCGTCGTCTTGGGCGTCCTGGGTACCGGAGGCGGCTACATGCCGCTGGACAGCGGCATCCCCGTGGAACGGGCCGCGCGGATGCTCGACGATGCGGGCGTCGCCTACTTGGTGGCCGCCCCTGAGCTGCGGGAACGGGCATCCGCCGTGATCACCGCCACCTCGGGCTCCATACGGCTGCTGCTCACGAGCCCCCCGGAGACGACCGACGCGTGGCACGGTCCCGACATGGCTGAGCTCCAGGACTGCATCGCCTACTCCGTCTTCACCTCCGGTTCCACGGGCCACCCCAAGGGCGTGCTCGTCCCGCACCGCGGCCTGGCCAACCACCTCCGCGCCGTGGTGGACCTGTACGGCCTGGACCACAACGACACCATGGCCTTCAACGCCCCGCTGACCTTCGACGTCTCGGTGTGGCAGGCGCTGACGATGCTTCTGGCCGGCGGCCGGGTCCACATCATGGACGACGACACCAACCGGGATCCGCTGGCGACGCTTGAGTGCGTGGCCAAACATGGCGTGACTGTCCTGCAGATCGTGCCCGCGGTGCTGCGCGCGATCCTCGACACCTGGGACCTGGACGACTCCACCGTGGACCGGTTCGCTGGCCTGCGCTGGATGCTCGTGCACGGCGAGGAGCTGCCGCCGGACCTGGTAACACGCTGGTACGCGCGTTTCCCCGACATCCCCATGGCCAACGTCTACGGTCCCGCCGAGTGCTCGGACGACGTCTCGATCTCCGTGATCGACAGGGACCAGCACGCCAGTGCCGTCCGTGCACCCATCGGCGAGGTCCTGGCCAACACCCGCGTGTACGTGCTGGACGAGAACCTGCACTTGCTGCCCGCCGGCGTCATCGGCGAGCTCTACGTCGCCGGCGCGGGCCTGGCCCGCGGCTACGCCGGCAGGTTCGGCGTCACCGCTGAGCGGTTTGTGGCTGATCCGTTTGGTGGTGCGGGTGAGCGGATGTACCGGACGGGTGATCTGGTGCGGTGGAACTCCGGTGGTGAGTTGGAGTTCGTGGGGCGTGTGGATCACCAGGTGAAGGTGCGTGGGTTCCGGGTGGAGCCTGGTGAGGTGGAGGCGGTGGTGGGCCGGGAGGAGTCGGTCCGTCAGGCGGTTGTGGTGGTGCGTGAGGACCGGCCGGGTGAGAAGCGGTTGGTGGCGTATGTGGTGGCTGCTGATGCCGGTGTGGGTGTGGATGTGGAGGTGTTGCGGCGCCGGGTGGGTGAGGTGCTGCCGGAGTACATGGTGCCGTCGTTCTTCGTGGTGCTGGATGCGTTGCCGTTGACGGTGAACGGGAAGCTGGACCGTGCTGCGTTGCCGGTTCCGGATGTGTCGTCGTTGGTGGTGGGCGGGCAGGCGCGGACGCCGCGGGAGGAGATCCTGTGCGGTCTGTTCGCTGAGGTGCTGGGTCTGGAGCGGGTGGGTGTCGAGGACAACTTCTTCGACCTCGGCGGGCACTCGATGCTCGCGATGCGGCTGATCGGCCGCGTACGTGCCGCCCTCGGCCTGGAACTCGGCATCCGCGACCTGTACCGGAATCCCACTCCCGCCGGCCTGCTCGGCGCCGACCGCAACGGCGGCACGGGCAGCGACTTCGACGTGCTGCTGCCGCTGCGACCCGGCACCGGACGCGCTCCACTATTCTGCGTCCACCCCGCCTCGGGTCTCGCCTGGAGCTACCTGCCGCTCGCGCAGGAACTGCCCGCCGGAACACAGGTGTACGGACTGCAGACGCCCGGCCTCACTCCGGACTCCGCACCGCCCGTCGACTTCGAGGCACTGCTGTCACAACTCGTCGGTGAGATACGGCGGGTACAGCCGGCCGGACCGTACCGGTTCCTGGGCTGGTCGCTCGGCGGCAACATCGCCCAGGCCCTGGCCGCCCGACTGCAGTCCGAGGGGGACGAGGTCGACCTGCTCGCCCTCGTGGACTCCTACCCGGGTGCCGAGTGGCCCTGCCCGGACTACGCCACGCCGGCCCAGTGGGACGAGTTCGGCATCCTGGCCACCCTGGCCGCGGCGCCCCTCGACGCGACGGAAGGCGCGGCCGACTTCGCCGGCCATCTCGAAAAGCTGCGCTCGGACGTCCTGGCCGGCCTGTCCTTCGACGCCGACACCTTCCAGCGGATGCTCGCCGCCGGCGTAGGCTCCAGCCGGCTGGCGGCCTCCTGGGCACCCCGGAGGTTCAGCGGCCGGGTCCTCTACTTCGTCGCCACCGAAGGACGCACCGAACTGAGCCCGATGCCCGACTCCTGGCAGCCGTACGCCGACGCGCTGGATGTCCGGCCGCTCCCGTGTGCCCACGAAGAAGTCATGAACCCTGAACCCCGCGAGCAGATCGTGCAGGCGCTGACCGCAGCTCTGGACGAGCTGCCGCACGCCTGACCCGCTCCGTACCCCGCGCACCCATGGCGTGCGCTCCTACACCGGAAGGTATTGATTGCAGTGATTGACGTGGACGGACAGTCCCGCGGGCACGACTCCCACGCGGGGTTGCGCACCCAGTTCACGGGACAGCTGCTGTCTCCAGGGGACGCTGGATACGACGACGTCCGCAAGGTCTGGAACGGGATGCACGACCGGCGCCCCGCCCTCATCGCCCGCTGCCTCACCGCGGAGGACGTCAGCGCCGCCGTGCGCTACGCGGGCACCGCCGGTCTTCCCGTCACGGTCCGCGGCGGGGGCCACAACGTCGCCGGGACCGCCGTCGCCGACGGCGCCCTGATGATCGACCTGTCACTGATGCGGGCCGTCAGCGTCGACCTGGCCGCCGAGGTGGCGGAGGCCGAGGGCGGCTGCCTCCTCGCCGACGTCGATGCGGCGACCACCCCCCACGGCCTCGCCTGCCCGGCGGGCGTCGTGTCGCACACTGGTCTCGCCGGTCTCGCCCTGGGCGGCGGATACGGCTGGCTGGCCCGGAAGTGGGGCCTGACCTGTGACCACATCCTGGCCGCAGAGGTCGTCCTGGCGGACGGCTCCATCGTGCAGGCGACCCCCGACGAGCACGCCGATCTCCTGTGGGGCCTGCGCGGGGGCGGCGGCAATTTCGGCATCGTCACCCGCTTCCGGCTGCGGCTCCGGCAGGTCGGCAGCGTCCACCACCAGGTCGGTGTCTACCCCCTCGACGAGGCCGCCCGAGCCCTCGCCGAGTACCGCGTGTTCGCCGAGAACCAGCACCCGGACATGCACGCGGTCGGCTGCATGAAGATCGCGGGTCGGCAGGACTGGATCCCCCGCTCCTTGTGGGGCCAGCCCGCCCTCTTCCTGACCGCGGTCTGGCTTGGCGCACCGGAGCAGGGTCCCGAGGCCGCCACGGGCCTCTTCGGCAAGGCGGTTCCCGCCGGCTCCCTGTCCCGGCAGCTGACGTACGCGGAGCTCCAGGCGCTGGGGGACCACGGCGAGCCCCACGGCAACCGGTACTTCACCAAGTCCTGCTACCTGGGCGACATCTCGCCGGAGGCCGCGGCCGCGTTCCTCACCTCTGCGCGGGACGTCAGGTCCCCGCTCTCCTCGATCGACTTCGAGTACCTGCGTGGTGAGATCACCGGCGTTCCGGATGCGGAGTCGGCCTTCCCGCGCCGGGACGCCCCCTACATCTACACGGCGTCCGCGCAGTGGACCGACCCCGCGCAGGACGCAGAGAACATCGCTTGGACCCGGCGCAGCGTGGAACAGCTGGAGCCCTGGCATTACGGCGGTGCCTACGTCAACTACGTCCAGGACGAGCCGGCGGCGAAGGTGCGCGAGGTCTACCGGGAGGATCGCTACCGCAACCTTATGGCCCTGAAGTCGCAGTACGACCCCGCCAACGTGCTGCGCAGCAACCAGAACATCGTGCCGGCCCGAGCCGAATAGCACGTCAGGAAGGAACACCCCATGTCCCAGCCGTCTTCCCCTCGACCGACTGTCATTCCGCCCTCCGTCTTCGCCAGCAACGAGCCAGGTGCCTTCCTGGAGGCATTGCGGTCCCCCTGGTATGCGCTCGTCGGTGACCTCCACGATGTCTTCGTCACCACCACCATGGAGTACGCCCGCTCCCGTGGCCTGAAGAACCTGCACCTGCCGCTGACCACCCGTACAATCACCTGCCCCACCGCCCTGGGCAGTGACGCCGAGCCGGTTCCGGTGAAGATCCTTGGCGTCGACACCTACCTCCCCGATTCCATGCAGTTTCTGCTGGAGTACGGCTGCCGAATATCACCGGGCGGCTGCTACACCATCATGCCTTCGTTCCGTGGTGAGGAACCGGACGAGACGCACCTGAACCAGTTCACCCACAGCGAGGCCGAGATCCCCGGTGGGCTGGACGAGCTCATCGACTACGTCAACGGCTACGTGAAGGCCTTGGCCTCGGCGATCCTGGCGCAGCAGGGCGACCGGCTCGCCGCCGCCCGGGGCGACATCTCGCACCTGGAACGGATGGCCGGCCGTCCCGAGGCGTTCGAGCAGATCACCTTCGAGGAGGCCGTCCGCCTGATCGGCGACGTCGAGGGCTGCGTCCGGGACGAGGGCGAATGGCGCACGCTGACCCGCAAGGGCGAGCGGCTCCTCATGGAGCGCGTGGACGAATTCCTTTGGGTCCACCACTTCGACACCCTCGCGGTCCCCTTCTACCAGGCGTTCGGTGACGATGAGGCACGGACCGTACGGGCGGCCGACCTCTACTTCGGCCTGGGGGAGATCGTAGGGTCGGGAGAGCGACAGGCCGACGTCGGCCTGCTCCGCAAGTCCATCGCGCTGCACGGGGTCAACGAGCAGGAGTACGAGTGGTACGTCCGGATGCGCAGCGAAATGCCCATGCGCACAGCTGGCTTCGGCATGGGCGTGGAGCGGTTCCTCATGTGGGTGCTGAACCACCACGACATCCGAGACATCCCGCTGGTGTCCCGACTGAACGAGCCCAAGACGTGGCCAGAAGCGGTCCTGCGCCCGTAGCACAGCGCGTACACCGGAGTCCGATCCGGCCGGTGACAGCACGACGACCCTATGTCCGGGGCCGGGGCGAGGCGGACGCGCGCCGGCCCCGGACAGGACGGCAAAAGCGAGGGACCCAAGCCGAGCGGCCCCTCCCACAGAAGCGACAGGTGAGCGACCCTGTGACGAACCACACTTTCCCCCCACCCCGCAAGGCGTTCTGGGGCGTGCTCGCCCAGCGGGATTTCCGACTGCTCTGGATGGGCGACGCGATGGCCGGCCTGGCCAAGGGCGTCACGAGCGTGGTGCTGCCCCTGATCGCCCTGCTCAACCTCTCTGCGGGCCCCTTCGAGATCGGCCTGCTCGCGTCGGCGGTTTGGCTGCCCTGGCTGGTCATCGGTCTCCCTGCGGGAGCCTGGGTCGACAGCATGAGCCGTCGGCCGATCATGATCGCCTGCCACGCGTCCTCCGCGGTGCTGTTCGCGAGTGTTCCCCTCGCCTGGTGGCTGGACGTCCTGACGTACGGCCACCTGCTGGCGGTCGCCCTGCTCACCGGCACCGCCACGCTGTTCTTCCAGACGGCATACAACGTCTACCTGCCTACTGTCCTCGCCAAGGAGGACCTCATCGAGGGGAACGCCAAGATCCAGGGAGCCGAAGCGGCCACCCGGATTGCCGGACCTGCACTTGGCGGTGGGCTGGTGACGGCCTTCGGCGCGGCCACCGGTCTCCTCGTCGAAGTCCTGTCCTGCCTCTTCTGCCTTGTGTGCATCCTGCTCATCCGTAGCCGAGAGCCCGCCAGGACGAAGCGGGAGCGGGAAGAGCCGTTCACCCGGCAGATCGCCACCGGTCTGCGCTTCGTCGCCAGGGACCCGTACTTGCGGCCGATCATCACGTACGGCGCCGTCGTCAACCTGGGTCTTACCGGCTACACGACCATCCAGATCGTCTTCCTCGTGCAGTCGGTCGGCGTGGATGCCTCCGTCGTCGGCGGTCTCGTCGCGGTCGCCGGGCTCGGCGGCATCCTGGGGTCGCTAGTGGCCCGGCCCCTCGGACAGCGCTTCGGCACCGCCCGCAGCGTCGTGGTGTGCCAGTTGGCAACCGGCCCGTTCGTGCTGCTTTCCCCCCTTACCACTCCGGGAGCGGGGCTGGCGTTCTTCTGCGTCGGCACGTGCATGCTGATCGCCGGAGTCGTCGCCTGCAACGTCGTCCTCGGCAGCTTCAGGCAGTCCTACTGCCCGCCAAGCCTGCTGGGCAGGGTCGTCGCCACCAGCATGTTCGTGCTGCACAGCACGATCCCGGTCGGCGCGCTGTTGGCCGGTGTCCTGGGTGACACGGTGGGTCCACTCGCGACCATGTGGATCATGGCGGCGCTGATCGCCCCCTGCGGGATGATCCTTCTGCTGAGCCCCATGCGCCGCCAGCGCGACCTGCCCAGCGAGCCGCTCACCGTGCCACACCGGGTACACGCCGCCGAATAAACCCGTCCACAGGTCGACTCGTTCGAGAAGGGCGAGAGAGTGCAAGAGAACACAACAGTCCCGGTCCGGTACTACAAGGAGCTCGGCTCCTGGGTCGTGTCCGACAAGGACACGGCTCAGGCCGCGCTCGGCCAGTCCGCTTTGTCGTCACGAACCGCGGACGCCGGCAGTTACCTCCCGGAGGATATGAAGGAGCAGTGCGCCGAACTGCTGGACGTCCTTAGCCGGTGGTTCGTGCTGCTAGACGGCGAGCAGCACACTGCGGCCCGCCGGGGCGTCCAGCGGATGTTCTCGCCCGGCCGGATCCGCAAACTCCATGAGTCCATCGAGGAGATTGTCGAAGAAGCCCTCGACGAGTTCCCCCAGGAGGGTGTCGGCGACGCGATGCCGCAGCTGGCTGGGGTGATCTCGGCCCGGACGATGGCGTTGATGCTCGGCCTGGAGAAGACCGACGCCGCTCAGCTGCACGGCTGGGCCCGGGCCATCGCGGACTTCCTGGCCGCCTCCTACCGACGAGACTTCGCCGTCCGCGCACAGGACGCCTTGCGCAACATGGGGGAGTTCGTGAAGAACTCTGACCGGGCGGACAGCATCTGGAACTACACCTCGGGCGACGAACGGGACCGCCTCGCAACGTGTTCGCTGATGCTCTTCGGCGGACTGGAGACCACAGCCGCGCTCATGGGCTTCTCCCTCTGGTACGTCATCGAGAACGGCCTGACGCAGTTGGTCGCCGACGAGGCCCACGCCACTGAGACGGCCGAGATCGTCGAACGGGTCCTCGAACTCCACCCTCCGCTGGGTCATGTCGCCCGTACGGCGGAGACACGAGTGGAGATGGATGGACAAGCGATCGCCCCCGGTGACCTTGTCCTGGTGTCCCTCACCGGGCACGACCCGTTCGACCCGCCGGCATGCCCGGCACACCCGGCGCCCCACACGGGCGGCGGGCGGCGGACCGACCACCTCGCGTTCGGCCACGGCATGCACTACTGCATGGGTGCTCCACTCGCACGCATGGAGGCAGCAGCCCTGCTGACCCGGTTCGCCCGACGGTTCCCTGATGCCCGTGTGCAGGACCTGACGTGGAGCAAGAACCGGACCTACCGCGGATTCGACCACCTGAACATTCGTCTCTAGGCATACGAAGCGGAGTAAGCACACATGGGACCGGATATCGTCAAGCTCCTCCCGGAGTTCGATGCCTCCAGACTTCAAGAAGAGTTGTTCGCTCTGGGCGGTGAGCGGTTCAAGCCTCAGGCAACCTACAGTGAGGGAGAGATCACCCAGAGCCTCACGGACGGCTGGCGCGTTCTGTCGTTGAGGGGCCCTGGCGGGGATCCGGAGCGCACAGACCCCGGCGGTCCCGGTCTCGTGGACTACGCCGATACGCCACTGATGCAGATGGCGCCGTACACGGCGTCGATCCTCAAGGGCCTCAATGTGCCGCTGCGGGCCGTTCGCTACATGACGCTGGAGCCGGGCGCGTCCGTGGCCGAGCACACCGACTACCCGTACGGCCTGCCGGTGGGATGGGCCCGGCTGCACCTGCCCATCGTCACCAACGACCACGCCGTGCTGGTGATAGATGGAGTCGAGAACAGGTGGCAGCCGGGCGAGCTGTGGTACGCGAATTTCGGCAGGCCGCACCATCTTTACAACAGAGGCTCCCAGCCCCGCGTACACCTGGTGGTGGACTGCTACGTCAGCGAGACCCTGCTGGAGCTCTTCCCAGCCCGAGCGAGGCAGGAGATGGACCCGACCGGGATCATGTTCTGGCGCGAAGAGATCACAACTTCATCGGATGAGCTGCGTGCCCTGACGGGACCGGTGACCGTACCGGCGGGGTTCATCGAGGCGTATGCCGAGCCGCCCTCCCCTGAGGAGTTCGAGAGTGCAGGTGCGGACTTGCAGGGCACTCTGCGGGTTGCCGACGGCCGACTCGTCCTGCACATGGACGGGCTCTACGAGTCGGCACTGGTATGCGTGGGCGAGCGGGAGTTCCGGCCACTGTGCTGGACTGAGGAGCGCACGATGAAGTTCGAGACGGTCAACGGCGTTCCGCGGATCTCGTTCCGTTACCGGCACGGCAGCTACCACACCGAGATCGTACGAAGCAACGGCCCGGGGCAGAACGACCTGTGAAGGCAAGGAGAGTTGGCTCTATGACTTCCATCGAACGGGAACAACCCATACTGAATATGGGGGTAGACCGGTACGCTCTGCGCGCCTGCCGCAAGCATGCCCAGCAGACCGTGGCGGTCTGTGGTCCGGAACCGTGGGATTTCGGCCCTCACATCCCAGAGGACGGCGTTCGCGTGGTGCGCGCGGACGACCCCGGACATCCGGAGTCGGTCCTGGCCGCACTGCACCGGGCCGGCTTGAAGGACACCCGCTTTGCAGGCGTGCATTCCGGCGACGACTGGACGCTGATGAACGCCGGGGTGATCTCCCGGATGCTCGGGTGCAGCGGGATCGACCCCGATGTGGCCCTCTATTTCCGGGACAAGGCGCTGCAGAAGCAGAAGATCCGCGAGGCGGGTATCAGCACCGCGTCGGCGCTCGTCATCGAGGACATCCACGATGTCAGCAGCCTGAGAGACACGGACTTCAAGCGGTCAGTGCTCAAGCCCATCTCGTTCGGAGGCACTGGGTACACCTCCACCGTCACCGACTTCGAGGGCCTCAGTGCCGTCAGCCGCAGCATGCGGGCCCGGAACATTCCGAGGCGGACATTCCTGCTGGAAGAGTTCGTGGAGGGCGACGAATGGGTCGCTGACGGTGTCGTCTTCGAGGGCGAGTTGCTCTTCCTGGCCCTTGGAAAGTACGGCGAGCCGTGCCTGAACGCTCTGACTGAGCAGCGAGCGCTGTGGGTCCGCCGGTTCGACCCGACCCAGGAGTCATGGGCCTACGAGGCGGCACAACCCTTGGTCGAGGCATCGCTGTCGGCACTGGGCCTCTCGAGTGGCGTGTTCCATATGGAGCTGTTCCACAACCCCGCAACCGGACAGGTAACGTTCGGCGAGTGCGCTGCCCGACGCGGTGGCGGGCTGACCCAGGAAGAAGTCCTGTTCAAGTTCAACGTGGATCTTGCCGAGTGCGGAGTCCTCTGTTCCCTGGGGCGACGTCCGAAGCTGGACGTCAAGGTTCGTCCGGAGGCAGCGGCTCACACTCACTTGCTGGGCAGGCCAGGAACGCTCATCAGCCACCCGCCGGTGTCCGAGGTGATGGAGTTGCCCTACGTCGAATACGCTCGGTTTGAGCATCCGTTCGGTACCTCATTCCCGGAGGCGATCGAATTCATCGGACAGAGTCTGGGGCTCATGGTCGTGAAGGCTGACTCCGTTGACGATCTGGCAGCACGGGTGGATGACCTCCGACGGTGGGTAGACGAGCGTCTGGTGATCGCGCCCCCGAGTATGTCGTTCCGCGAGCACCGCGAGTGGCATGAGAGGCTGTGGCCTGAGCAGGCAAAGCTCGGCGGCTCGGTCTACGAGCCCTCACACACCTGAACCTGCGCCGTTGGGTCGCACTCGGCCCAAGACCTGGCCTGTAGGCCAGATTCGCTGACCAGGCTTATTGCCGGTCAGAAGCCTTCCCCATGCCCCTGCCGTGCAACCGTTTACGGAACTGCGGC
This DNA window, taken from Streptomyces sp. TN58, encodes the following:
- a CDS encoding FAD-binding oxidoreductase encodes the protein MIDVDGQSRGHDSHAGLRTQFTGQLLSPGDAGYDDVRKVWNGMHDRRPALIARCLTAEDVSAAVRYAGTAGLPVTVRGGGHNVAGTAVADGALMIDLSLMRAVSVDLAAEVAEAEGGCLLADVDAATTPHGLACPAGVVSHTGLAGLALGGGYGWLARKWGLTCDHILAAEVVLADGSIVQATPDEHADLLWGLRGGGGNFGIVTRFRLRLRQVGSVHHQVGVYPLDEAARALAEYRVFAENQHPDMHAVGCMKIAGRQDWIPRSLWGQPALFLTAVWLGAPEQGPEAATGLFGKAVPAGSLSRQLTYAELQALGDHGEPHGNRYFTKSCYLGDISPEAAAAFLTSARDVRSPLSSIDFEYLRGEITGVPDAESAFPRRDAPYIYTASAQWTDPAQDAENIAWTRRSVEQLEPWHYGGAYVNYVQDEPAAKVREVYREDRYRNLMALKSQYDPANVLRSNQNIVPARAE
- a CDS encoding non-ribosomal peptide synthetase, producing the protein MLSAQERHRLLVEYNDTAAEYPADACVHELFEEQVRRVPDAVAVASDEGSLTYAELNARANRLAHHLIGLGVRPGQVLAVHVERSPDLIVGLMAALKAGCAYTLLDPDFPHERLTAVLEDTGAPVVITHEATAGRLSTPYLTEVRLDAAGPSAASANDLGIEVRPDAIACVMFTSGSTGRPKGVASPHRALVSTYTGQAYLAFDADQVFLQCSPVSWDAFALEVFGPLIHGGTTVIQPGQRPEPADFARLVRTYGVTALQLSAGLFNLVLDEYPEAFENVREVMTAGEAASVAHVERARKMFPQMKLLNGYGPVENLGFSTTYDIRPDVPIGSSVPIGVPLANTRVYVLDEGLGLVPAGVVGELYIAGSGLARGYVGRAGLTAERFVADPFGGAGERMYRTGDLVRWNSGGELEFVGRVDHQVKVRGFRVEPGEVEAVVGREESVRQAVVVVREDRPGEKRLVAYVVAADAGVGVDVEVLRRRVGEVLPEYMVPSFFVVLDALPLTVNGKLDRAALPVPDVSSLVVGGQARTPREEILCGLFAEVLGLERVGVEDNFFDLGGDSLDAMRLIGRVRATLGAELNIRVLFGSPTPAGIGALLPAEETSEEPRSRAVLSAGVRPERVPLSFAQQRLWFLAQLEGPSPTYNIPVPMRLSGVVDTAALEAAIADVVGRHEALRTVFPQIEGEPFQQVLSAEEARPRLTVVECSPAEREGLVTEAAQSVFDVTCEVPLRAWLFTSAGEESVLLILVHHIAGDGWSRRPLLRDLAQAYRARCAGEEPDWAPLPVQYADYTLWHRELLGDEQDPDSTLATHTEFWRTYLKGLPEETALPVDRPRSTTASHAGAGVVITVEHELYEDLVRLAQDRQLTVFMVIQAAFAALLSRSGAGGDIPLGTPVAGRSDASLDELVGFFANMIVLRTDTSGDPTFTELLDRVRTSDVEAYAHQDMPFDRVVEALNPQRSPARHPLFQVALAFGAGASSAVELSGLSGSAGMVPTAVAKFDLGLYLDEVRTREGVAQSISGVLEYATDLFDQSTAEALATRLVIVLRQAVRNPERRLSTLELLTPEERHRLLVEYNDTAAEYPADACVHELFEEQVRRVPDAVAVASDEGSLTYAELNARANRLAHHLIGLGVRPGGTVAVAVERSPLLIVGLLAVLKAGAAYVPLAAGQPAARIRLMLEETGAVAVLTDKATASAADLLVTTTDGPFAVGVEDADTFGDAPTDNPVADCGGAAALAYVMFTSGSTGRPKGVATTHRNIVELARDRSWEGGEHARVLLHSNFAFDASTFELWVPLLSGNTVVVAPPGLADVAQLSRVITEHGVTAAWLTSSLFALFADEEPEVLASLREISCGGEAVSAAAVRRVTALGTGTVVANSYGPTEATTFALRRRMTQPPIGSSVPIGVPLANTRVYVLDEGLGLVPAGVVGELYIAGSGLARGYVGRAGLTAERFVADPFGGAGERMYRTGDLVRWNSGGELEFVGRVDHQVKVRGFRVEPGEVEAVVGREESVRQAVVVVREDRPGEKRLVAYVVAADAGVGVDVEVLRRRVGEVLPEYMVPSFFVVLDALPLTVNGKLDRAALPVPDVSSLVVGGQARTPREEILCGLFAEVLGLERVGVEDNFFDLGGHSMLAMRLIGRVRAALGLELGIRDLFQTPTVSAVATLLGREEHSSGSRSRAVLSAGVRPERVPLSFAQQRLWFLAQLEGPSPTYNIPVPMRLSGVVDTAALEAAIADVVGRHEALRTVFPHIEGEPFQQVLSAEEARPRLTVVECSPAEREGLVTEAAQSVFDVTCEVPLRAWLFTSAGEESVLLILVHHIAGDGWSMRPLLRDLAQAYRARCAGEEPDWAPLPVQYADYTLWHRELLGDEQDPDSTLATHTEFWRNALAGLPEQLELPFDRPRPGVASYEGATVEITMEPALHARAQELAQARQCTVFMVLQAAVAVILSRSGAGHDVPVGTLVAGRSDASLDELVGFFVNTLVLRTDTSGDPTFAELLERVRRADLEAYAHQDVPFDRVVEALNPERSLAWHPLFQVLVALNDGFGVDEVQLPGLRAEVLAQTTPTSKFDLSVDFESRRDSDGRPAGLRTSWEYATDLFDRSTVRAMAERLVCLLEAVTSDPDLRIGDVELLSAQERHQQLVQWQGPQVPERPMDLAAHVRRLAAERPDAPAVSDDHSSFTYRDLAAGADAVSRVLADAGVGPDSITAVLSERSPWYVSVVLGVLGTGGGYMPLDSGIPVERAARMLDDAGVAYLVAAPELRERASAVITATSGSIRLLLTSPPETTDAWHGPDMAELQDCIAYSVFTSGSTGHPKGVLVPHRGLANHLRAVVDLYGLDHNDTMAFNAPLTFDVSVWQALTMLLAGGRVHIMDDDTNRDPLATLECVAKHGVTVLQIVPAVLRAILDTWDLDDSTVDRFAGLRWMLVHGEELPPDLVTRWYARFPDIPMANVYGPAECSDDVSISVIDRDQHASAVRAPIGEVLANTRVYVLDENLHLLPAGVIGELYVAGAGLARGYAGRFGVTAERFVADPFGGAGERMYRTGDLVRWNSGGELEFVGRVDHQVKVRGFRVEPGEVEAVVGREESVRQAVVVVREDRPGEKRLVAYVVAADAGVGVDVEVLRRRVGEVLPEYMVPSFFVVLDALPLTVNGKLDRAALPVPDVSSLVVGGQARTPREEILCGLFAEVLGLERVGVEDNFFDLGGHSMLAMRLIGRVRAALGLELGIRDLYRNPTPAGLLGADRNGGTGSDFDVLLPLRPGTGRAPLFCVHPASGLAWSYLPLAQELPAGTQVYGLQTPGLTPDSAPPVDFEALLSQLVGEIRRVQPAGPYRFLGWSLGGNIAQALAARLQSEGDEVDLLALVDSYPGAEWPCPDYATPAQWDEFGILATLAAAPLDATEGAADFAGHLEKLRSDVLAGLSFDADTFQRMLAAGVGSSRLAASWAPRRFSGRVLYFVATEGRTELSPMPDSWQPYADALDVRPLPCAHEEVMNPEPREQIVQALTAALDELPHA